The window CCAGCGCATCACCTTCTTCGTCTGAGGTAATCAACAACGCCAAACTGCCTTGAAAATCGGGTTGCGCGGCGGTAAAACGTTCGCAAGCGGTAACAAAACAGGCAATGGCGGTTTTCATATCCGCTGCACCACGGGCATACAAACGTCCGTTGCGCTCAGTGGGGGTAAACGGTGGCGAAGTCCAACGGCTTTCGTCGCCCGCAGGCACAACATCAGTGTGTCCTGCAAAACACAATACGGGCGCAGCCGTACCGCGTCGCGCCCAAAAATTACGGGTATCGCCAAAGTTTAAAGGCTCTACTTGAAAACCGATTGCCTGCAAACGCTCGGCAAGCAGGGTTTGACAACCTGCATCATCGGGGGTAAGCGAGGGGCGGGCAAGTAATTGGGTAGCAAGGTCAAAAGTGGCAGTCATGATGCGCTCAAAAATTGGCATTGTACCGCGACAAAACGGCGGAAAGAAATGGTTTTCCGCCGTTTTGCTGCTTTTAGCCCTGTTTTTTCTTCACACTCACCTGCCGTTTTTTGCTTTTACCGCCGCTGTTACGCGCTTTCTCGTCTTTGCGCCCTTCGCGCTTGGCAATGCGGTTACTTAAAGACACGCGCCGCAAGGGTTGGTTCTTGGTTTTTTCTGCCGTTTCTTCATAAGGGTTTTCGGAAACATTGTATTGAATCCTCAAGGGTGTGCCTTGTAAATTAAAGGCTTTTCTAAAGGTTTGAGTGAGATAGCGGGTGTAGCTGTCGGAAATGTGTTGCAGCGAATTACCGTGAATCACAATCACGGGCGGATTCATGCCGCCTTGGTGGGCGTAACGCATTTTCGGGCGCACCAAACCTGCACGCGGCGGCTGTTGGCGTTCCACGGCGGTTTGCAACACGCGGGTGATTTTCGGCGTGGGCATTTTGACCATCGCGGCATCGTAGGCTGCCTGAATGCTGGCAAACAAGCCGTCAATGCCCTTTTCTTTCAAGGCGGAAACATAGTGGAATTTGGCAAAATCCAAAAAATACAGCTTGCGGGCGATGTCGCGTTTGATGTCGTTGCGGCGTTCTTCGCTGATGCCGTCCCATTTGTTGACCGCCACCACCAGCGCGCGCCCTGCTTCCAAGGCAAATCCCGCAATAGTGGCATCTTGGTCGGCGATGTCCTGCTGCGCGTCCAACACCAGCACCGCCACATTCGCCGCTTCTACCGCCTGCATCGCTTTGATTACGGAAAACTTTTCCACCGCTTCCGATACCTTGCCGCGCCGCCGCACGCCCGCCGTATCAATAATGGTAAACGGTTTGCCGTCGCGTTCAAAATCAATATGAATGCTGTCGCGGGTGGTGCCTGCCATATCAAAGGCAATCACACGCTCTTCGCCCAACACAGCATTAACCAAAGTGGATTTGCCCACATTGGGACGACCAATGACGGCAAACACGGGGTGTTTCGGCTCACTCACTTCTTCTTCAGCATCGGGAAAATGCGCCAACACATCTTCCATCAGACCGTACACGCCATCGCCGTGTGCGCCCGAAATCACA is drawn from Conchiformibius steedae and contains these coding sequences:
- the der gene encoding ribosome biogenesis GTPase Der, giving the protein MKPTIALVGRPNVGKSTLFNRLTRSKDALVHDLPGLTRDRHYGHGRVGSKPYLVVDTGGFEPVVDSGILHEMARQTLQAIDEADAVVFLTDARTGLTPQDKIIADRLRQSPRPVFLAVNKGEGGNRPVLAAEFYELALGEPYVISGAHGDGVYGLMEDVLAHFPDAEEEVSEPKHPVFAVIGRPNVGKSTLVNAVLGEERVIAFDMAGTTRDSIHIDFERDGKPFTIIDTAGVRRRGKVSEAVEKFSVIKAMQAVEAANVAVLVLDAQQDIADQDATIAGFALEAGRALVVAVNKWDGISEERRNDIKRDIARKLYFLDFAKFHYVSALKEKGIDGLFASIQAAYDAAMVKMPTPKITRVLQTAVERQQPPRAGLVRPKMRYAHQGGMNPPVIVIHGNSLQHISDSYTRYLTQTFRKAFNLQGTPLRIQYNVSENPYEETAEKTKNQPLRRVSLSNRIAKREGRKDEKARNSGGKSKKRQVSVKKKQG